A window of the Oncorhynchus masou masou isolate Uvic2021 chromosome 13, UVic_Omas_1.1, whole genome shotgun sequence genome harbors these coding sequences:
- the LOC135551888 gene encoding endoplasmic reticulum membrane sensor NFE2L1-like, which yields MQNVKKYFTEGLIQFTILLSLIGVRVDVDSYLNGSYSPLEISDGPSSAYIQTPFHSLRDNWDGNSVHPKCPELDYFFACRRLLDEVRALGSPIRFPTQLSAWLVHQVPDSSEFREPPNSTSNSNVSAGLLSESTGEEANDTELLAVDESHTAAQLSEPGPYPSTGACEIPNEEVEELKGRIQEYGDEGREEPVSLTQLALSSTLEHEGLLSSGAPLSSSEDPHPPDIDQHWSQFLSLPIYEFDDLDPLVPQQLSDLDDDISSAISQDVSLRDAMVTGSVYDMIPPRGGVRTLVARQPRGPLFRLLSANSSNSSPGTTTGLAALPNAAVVNGTRNGSSSHGALEGCLDEAVFDQINLLGLDGCLETMDAQLLGILQDPRVLEDLDSDSGLSLESSSRGPDSPSASEVSSSSSSSFFEDEGGATGYSSEVDSLPSKSNANYHTWSPVDFSESVWHDHSYSSAAFSQPSATTFPNKAIKEEPFSDEDGEDDEARELSRDELRTRALHVPFSAAEIVSMPVEEFLELLEGHGLSPTQVAFLRDIRRRGKNKLAAQNCRKRKLDAITGLQVEVERLQAQRSRLLRERQHTAKALGAAGQRMEHLSRDIFSRLRDGSGRPLTPERYTLQCEANGRVLVQHIRRPSVATTTAGGKPDKRKKEKKP from the exons GGGAACAGCGTGCACCCCAAATGTCCCGAGTTGGATTATTTCTTCGCCTGCCGTCGGCTCCTGGATGAGGTGAGGGCGCTTGGGTCGCCCATCCGGTTCCCTACGCAGCTGAGCGCGTGGCTCGTACACCAAGTACCTGACAGCTCTGAGTTCCGAGAGCCACCAAACAGCacgagtaacagtaatgttagcGCGGGGTTGTTGTCAGAGAGTACCGGGGAAGAGGCCAACGACACTGAACTTCTCGCCGTCGACGAAAGCCATACTGCCGCCCAGCTAAGTGAGCCGGGGCCTTATCCCAGCACTGGAGCCTGCGAGATACCCAATGAG GAGGTTGAGGAACTGAAGGGGCGGATCCAAGAGTATGGTGATGAAGGCAGAGAGGAACCTGTTTCCCTGACCCAGCTGGCTCTCAGTTCCACACTAGAACATGAG GGTTTGTTAAGTAGCGGAgcccctctctccagctctgaGGACCCCCACCCCCCTGACATCGACCAGCACTGGAGCCAATTCCTGTCCCTACCGATCTATGAATTTGAC GATTTAGACCCATTGGTTCCTCAGCAGCTGTCTGACCTCGACGACGACATCTCCAGCGCCATCAGCCAGGATGTCAGTCTCCGCGATGCCATGGTAACAGGCTCCGTCTACGACATGATCCCCCCGAGGGGTGGAGTCAGGACCCTGGTGGCACGGCAACCAAGAGGGCCCCTCTTCCGACTCTTGTCCGCAAACTCCTCCAACTCATCGCCTGGTACGACCACAGGGCTGGCTGCACTACCGAACGCTGCGGTGGTCAACGGAACACGAAATGGGTCATCGTCCCATGGTGCACTCGAAGGCTGTTTGGATGAGGCAGTGTTTGACCAGATCAACCTCCTGGGGCTGGATGGCTGCTTGGAAACCATGGACGCCCAGCTGCTGGGGATTCTACAGGACCCTCGTGTCCTGGAGGACCTAGACTCAGATTCCGGTCTTTCCCTGGAGAGCAGCTCTCGAGGCCCAGACTCCCCAA GTGCATCTGAGGTGTCGTCATCGTCTTCCAGTTCGTTTTTTGAGGACGAGGGTGGGGCTACGGGCTACAGCAGTGAGGTGGACTCCCTCCCCTCCAAGAGCAATGCCAACTACCACACATGGTCGCCTGTGGATTTCAGCGAGAGCGTGTGGCACGACCACAGCTACTCCTCCGCAGCCTTCTCCCAACCGTCAGCCACCACTTTCCCCAACAAAGCCATCAAAGAGGAGCCTTTCAGCGATGAAGACGGGGAAGATGACGAAGCCCGGGAGCTTAGCCGCGACGAACTCCGCACCCGGGCCCTGCATGTCCCGTTCTCGGCGGCGGAGATCGTCAGCATGCCCGTAGAGGAGTTTCTGGAGCTCTTGGAGGGGCATGGCCTCTCGCCCACCCAGGTTGCCTTCCTGAGGGACATCAGGCGGCGAGGGAAGAACAAGCTGGCGGCGCAGAACTGTCGCAAGCGCAAGCTGGATGCCATCACGGGGCtccaggtggaggtggagaggctgCAGGCCCAGAGGAGCAGGCTGCTCAGGGAGAGGCAGCACACGGCCAAGGCTCTTGGTGCCGCAGGCCAGCGCATGGAGCACCTCTCCAGGGacatattctccaggctgagggATGGCTCAGGACGACCCCTGACCCCAGAGAGATACACCTTGCAGTGCGAGGCCAACGGGAGGGTCCTGGTGCAGCATATCAGGCGGCCTAGTGTTGCCACGACAACAGCTGGAGGTAAACCGGACAaaaggaagaaggagaagaagccTTGA